A genomic region of Prevotella scopos JCM 17725 contains the following coding sequences:
- the gyrA gene encoding DNA gyrase subunit A, with product MDENQTIDQDRIMKINIEEEMKSSYIDYSMSVIVARALPDVRDGFKPVHRRILFGMRGIGNFSNQPYKKCARVVGEVLGKYHPHGDSSVYGALVRMGQDWNMRYKLVDGQGNFGSVDGDSAAAMRYTECRLSKMGEHVMDDIEKDTVDMVNNFDDTLREPAVMPTKIPNLLVNGGNGIAVGMATNIPTHNLGEVIDGCCAYIDNPEISTDGLMEFIPAPDFPTGAYIYGLQGVKDAYETGRGRVVMRAKAEIESDESHDKIVVTEIPYGVNKQQLIEYIADLVKEGKLEGISNVNDETGRQGMRIVVDVKRDANANVILNKLFKMTALQSSFSVNCIALVAGRPRLLSLRECIKYFVEHRHDVTIRRAQFDLKKAQERAHILEALIKACDNIDEVVRIIRASKTPSEAQKNLEKRFDFDELQSKAIVDMRLSQLTGLRLDQLHQEFEELMQTIKDLQEILNNPERCKEVMKEELQEVKEKYGDVRRTEIIPDEHEFNAEDFYPNDPVVITISHLGYIKRTPLADFKEQARGGVGSKGARTREKDFTEYIYPATMHQTMLFFTRKGRCYWMKCYDIPEGDKNSKGRAIQNMLSLEPGDSVNAFLRIQGLDDDAFLDSHYVVFATKQGIVKKTSLRAYSRPRTNGVIAININEGDEVVDVRLTNGHNELIIADRNGRACRFDEENIRTMGRVSTGVRGMRLDDDGQDEVIGMIVVNDPVNETVMVVSEEGYGKRSQVEDYRLTNRGGKGVKTLNITDKTGKLVAIKNVTDDNDLMIINKSGIVIRMSVAECRVMGRATQGVRLINLAKKNDVIASVCKVMSSEMESEVEEENNEELPNNAENIEREASSADNTEVTPVDFE from the coding sequence ATGGACGAAAATCAAACAATTGATCAGGACAGAATTATGAAGATCAACATCGAGGAGGAGATGAAAAGCTCCTACATCGACTACTCAATGTCGGTGATTGTGGCACGTGCCCTCCCTGATGTTCGTGACGGTTTTAAGCCTGTTCACCGCCGTATCCTCTTCGGTATGCGCGGTATCGGTAACTTTAGCAACCAGCCTTACAAGAAGTGCGCCCGCGTTGTCGGTGAGGTACTTGGTAAGTATCACCCACATGGTGACTCTTCTGTTTACGGTGCGCTTGTGCGTATGGGGCAGGATTGGAATATGCGTTACAAGTTGGTTGATGGACAGGGTAACTTTGGTTCTGTCGATGGTGACTCTGCTGCTGCGATGCGTTATACTGAGTGCCGCCTCTCAAAGATGGGTGAGCACGTTATGGACGATATCGAGAAGGATACGGTTGACATGGTCAACAACTTCGACGATACGTTGCGCGAACCAGCTGTGATGCCTACAAAGATTCCTAACCTGCTTGTTAATGGTGGTAATGGTATCGCTGTGGGTATGGCAACAAATATTCCTACGCATAATCTTGGCGAAGTTATCGATGGATGTTGTGCTTATATTGATAATCCAGAGATATCTACTGATGGTTTGATGGAGTTTATTCCTGCTCCAGACTTCCCAACGGGTGCTTATATTTATGGTCTTCAAGGTGTTAAAGATGCCTATGAGACTGGTCGTGGTCGTGTGGTTATGCGTGCCAAGGCAGAGATTGAGAGTGATGAGAGCCATGATAAGATTGTTGTGACAGAGATTCCTTATGGAGTTAATAAGCAGCAACTTATTGAATATATTGCTGACCTCGTGAAGGAAGGCAAACTTGAAGGAATTTCTAATGTTAACGACGAGACGGGCCGTCAGGGTATGCGTATCGTTGTTGACGTGAAGCGTGATGCGAATGCAAACGTTATTCTGAATAAGCTCTTCAAGATGACAGCTTTGCAGAGTTCTTTCTCTGTAAACTGTATCGCATTGGTAGCGGGTCGTCCACGTCTGTTGAGCCTTCGTGAGTGCATTAAGTACTTCGTTGAGCATCGTCATGACGTAACCATCCGTCGTGCTCAGTTTGACCTTAAGAAGGCACAAGAACGTGCACATATCTTGGAGGCATTGATTAAGGCTTGTGACAATATTGACGAGGTTGTACGTATTATTCGTGCCAGCAAGACACCTTCTGAGGCTCAGAAGAACCTTGAGAAGCGTTTTGACTTCGATGAGCTTCAGTCAAAGGCTATCGTTGACATGCGTTTGTCACAGCTGACTGGTCTTCGTCTTGATCAGTTGCATCAGGAGTTTGAGGAATTGATGCAAACCATCAAGGACTTGCAGGAGATTCTTAATAATCCTGAGCGTTGCAAGGAGGTAATGAAGGAAGAGTTGCAGGAGGTTAAGGAGAAGTATGGCGATGTTCGTCGTACAGAGATTATCCCTGATGAGCATGAGTTTAATGCTGAGGATTTCTATCCTAATGACCCTGTTGTTATTACTATCAGCCACCTTGGTTATATCAAGCGCACACCGCTTGCAGACTTTAAGGAGCAGGCGCGTGGTGGTGTAGGTTCTAAGGGTGCTCGTACTCGTGAGAAAGACTTCACCGAATATATCTATCCAGCAACAATGCACCAGACAATGCTGTTCTTTACTCGTAAGGGACGCTGCTACTGGATGAAGTGTTATGACATCCCTGAGGGTGATAAGAACTCAAAGGGCCGTGCTATTCAGAATATGCTCTCACTTGAGCCAGGAGATTCTGTTAACGCATTCTTGCGTATTCAGGGCTTGGATGATGACGCCTTCCTCGATTCTCACTATGTAGTATTTGCTACAAAGCAGGGTATCGTTAAGAAGACTTCACTCCGTGCTTACTCACGCCCTCGTACCAATGGTGTGATTGCTATCAATATCAACGAAGGCGACGAGGTGGTAGATGTTCGTTTGACAAATGGTCATAACGAACTTATCATTGCTGACCGCAATGGTCGTGCTTGCCGCTTCGATGAGGAAAATATCCGTACAATGGGTCGTGTTTCTACTGGTGTACGTGGTATGCGTCTGGACGATGACGGACAGGACGAGGTTATTGGTATGATTGTTGTTAATGATCCAGTTAACGAGACTGTTATGGTTGTATCTGAAGAGGGTTATGGAAAGCGCTCACAAGTTGAAGACTACCGATTGACTAATCGTGGCGGTAAGGGTGTTAAGACACTGAATATTACGGATAAGACTGGTAAACTTGTTGCTATCAAGAACGTTACTGATGATAATGACTTGATGATTATCAACAAGAGCGGTATTGTTATTCGCATGTCAGTTGCTGAGTGCCGTGTTATGGGTCGTGCAACGCAAGGTGTACGCCTTATTAACCTCGCAAAGAAGAACGATGTCATCGCATCAGTATGTAAGGTGATGAGTTCTGAGATGGAGTCAGAGGTTGAGGAAGAAAACAACGAAGAACTTCCAAACAACGCTGAGAATATCGAGAGAGAGGCATCATCAGCAGATAACACTGAGGTAACACCAGTTGATTTCGAGTAA
- a CDS encoding DUF2027 domain-containing protein → MKIGDKVRFLSSTGGGIIAGFKGKIVLVEDEDGFQIPTPVNEVVIVEDAASDRAKLRIDQQQRKMEKGDDNRSIKQRLTSNNTDGDEVGDDWRDVDSTILPDDDPSTNFEAPVKERVGGDELSVYLAFIPTDIKTLTTTHFKSYLVNDSNYYVHFSYSLKQDEKWVLKAVNELEPNTKLLIEDFTLADLNEMLYGCVQLHSYKKDKPFMLKPTCDLKVKIDAVKFYKLNTFHESVFFEHPALVYTLVEKDKPAQHPMLEPLTRKTEEDAEKLKTGYSSPSRITKEDIDKKTDELAKRYKFERTKSAKQILSDNKIIIDLHADELLETTAGMTAGDILEYQLDVFRRTLDQYKDQHGKKLIFIHGKGEGVLRRAIIHELNYKYKHYSYQDASFREYGYGATQVTIK, encoded by the coding sequence ATGAAAATAGGAGATAAAGTTAGATTTTTGAGTTCTACAGGTGGTGGAATCATTGCTGGATTTAAAGGTAAGATTGTTCTTGTGGAGGATGAAGATGGTTTTCAAATCCCAACACCAGTCAATGAAGTTGTTATCGTAGAAGATGCCGCTTCTGATCGTGCAAAGTTGCGTATTGACCAACAGCAACGTAAGATGGAGAAAGGAGATGATAATCGAAGTATTAAACAACGTCTTACGTCTAATAATACAGATGGGGATGAAGTTGGAGACGATTGGCGTGATGTTGATTCAACCATATTGCCTGATGATGATCCTTCTACCAACTTTGAAGCTCCTGTAAAGGAACGTGTTGGCGGTGATGAGTTGTCTGTTTATCTTGCTTTTATCCCTACAGATATAAAGACTCTAACAACAACGCATTTTAAGTCTTATCTTGTCAACGACTCTAATTATTACGTCCATTTCTCTTATTCCTTGAAACAAGATGAGAAGTGGGTTTTGAAAGCTGTCAACGAATTAGAGCCTAACACCAAATTACTTATTGAGGACTTCACGCTTGCCGACCTAAATGAAATGCTATATGGATGTGTTCAGCTTCATAGTTATAAAAAGGATAAACCTTTCATGCTGAAGCCCACTTGTGACTTGAAAGTAAAGATAGATGCGGTAAAGTTTTATAAGCTAAATACTTTTCACGAGAGCGTATTCTTTGAACACCCCGCTTTGGTCTATACTTTGGTTGAGAAGGATAAACCTGCTCAACACCCAATGTTAGAACCTTTGACAAGAAAAACTGAAGAGGATGCTGAAAAGCTGAAAACTGGATATTCCTCTCCGAGTCGTATCACAAAAGAAGATATTGACAAGAAGACAGATGAACTTGCAAAACGCTATAAGTTTGAGCGTACGAAGTCAGCAAAGCAGATTCTTAGTGATAACAAGATTATTATTGACCTTCATGCCGATGAACTTCTTGAAACGACAGCGGGTATGACAGCAGGTGACATTCTTGAATATCAGTTAGATGTCTTTCGTCGTACACTTGACCAATACAAGGATCAACATGGGAAGAAACTTATCTTTATTCACGGTAAAGGAGAGGGTGTATTACGCCGAGCCATCATCCACGAACTTAATTATAAATACAAGCATTATTCTTATCAGGACGCGTCCTTTCGTGAGTATGGCTATGGTGCTACCCAAGTAACAATTAAATAA
- a CDS encoding S-adenosylmethionine:tRNA ribosyltransferase-isomerase — translation MSEDTKHICISDYNYSLPDERIAKFPLAERDHSKLLLYKHGEVSEDIFYNLPEYLPTGALMVFNNTKVIQARMHFRKETGALIEIFLMEPAQPTDYELMFQTNHECAWLCMVGNLKKWKEGALKREFEIKGHKLTLTASMDREKVHEQAGGTNHWINFEWDNSNVSFAEILEAVGELPIPPYLNRATEESDKETYQTVYSKIKGSVAAPTAGLHFTDRVLRALDEHGIDCEELTLHVGAGTFKPVKSYEIEGHSMHTEFVVVRRQTLEKLLKHGYQAIAVGTTSVRTLESLYYMGVKLVLSPDTNEKELHVNQWEPYDLPHNSEGLVEKDGKVITVEDAIHHLLAYLDKGGLDVLHSSTQIIIAPGYSYKIVKALVTNFHQPQSTLLLLVSAFLKGDWRKVYDYALTHDFRFLSYGDSSLLIPKE, via the coding sequence ATGTCTGAAGATACAAAGCATATATGCATTTCTGATTACAATTATTCTCTTCCTGATGAGCGTATTGCCAAATTCCCTTTAGCAGAACGCGACCATAGTAAGTTATTGCTTTATAAGCATGGAGAGGTATCAGAGGATATCTTTTATAATCTTCCCGAATATTTGCCTACGGGTGCTCTGATGGTTTTCAATAATACGAAGGTCATTCAAGCACGTATGCATTTCCGTAAGGAAACGGGTGCACTTATAGAGATTTTCCTTATGGAACCAGCACAACCAACTGATTACGAGTTGATGTTCCAGACTAATCACGAATGTGCTTGGCTTTGTATGGTCGGTAATCTTAAGAAGTGGAAGGAAGGAGCCTTGAAGCGTGAGTTTGAAATCAAGGGACATAAGCTAACACTCACCGCATCAATGGATCGAGAAAAGGTTCATGAACAAGCAGGTGGAACAAATCATTGGATAAACTTTGAGTGGGATAATTCAAACGTCTCATTTGCTGAAATTCTTGAAGCTGTTGGAGAATTGCCTATTCCTCCTTATCTTAATAGAGCGACAGAAGAAAGTGATAAGGAAACTTATCAAACCGTTTACTCAAAGATTAAAGGCTCAGTGGCAGCCCCTACGGCTGGACTTCACTTTACCGATAGGGTGTTGAGGGCACTTGATGAGCATGGTATTGATTGTGAGGAACTTACCCTTCATGTTGGAGCTGGGACCTTTAAGCCCGTGAAGAGTTATGAGATCGAAGGACATAGCATGCACACTGAGTTTGTTGTGGTTCGACGTCAAACATTAGAGAAGTTGCTTAAACATGGATATCAAGCAATTGCTGTGGGTACAACTAGCGTAAGGACATTGGAGAGCCTTTATTATATGGGCGTAAAACTTGTTCTTTCACCAGATACGAATGAGAAAGAACTTCACGTTAATCAATGGGAACCTTACGATTTGCCACATAATTCAGAAGGATTGGTTGAGAAGGATGGGAAGGTAATAACAGTGGAGGATGCCATCCATCATCTCCTGGCTTATCTGGATAAAGGTGGACTAGATGTGCTACATTCAAGTACACAGATTATTATTGCGCCTGGTTATTCATACAAGATTGTTAAGGCACTTGTTACGAATTTCCATCAGCCTCAATCAACGCTATTACTTTTGGTAAGTGCTTTCCTAAAAGGAGATTGGCGTAAAGTATATGACTATGCTCTTACTCATGATTTTCGTTTTCTTAGCTATGGTGACTCTTCGTTACTAATACCCAAGGAGTGA
- a CDS encoding NAD(+) synthase, protein MKHGLIKVASAIPAVKVADTKFNLIETEKQIAIAEGQGVEIIVFPELSITGYTCQDLFQQQLLLDDAEQAVLSLLDFTRQLDVTVIVGAPIAVGALLLNCAVVIQQGKLLGIVAKTFLPNYSEFYEKRWFASSQDLRPQHIHFAGNRILVTPELQIFRTSEGVSFAIEICEDLWAPTPPSNHLTLAGAEIIFNLSASDELAGKHTYLKSLLAQQSARTICGYVYSSSGFGESTQDLVFGGNALIFENGSLIKQSERFEINPQLIISEIDVENLRGERRTNSTFVNAQRPVATGLAGVTGQIGELALHVDCMPPVNDHKFMLTREFNQHPFIPQDENMQDACDEIFNIQVNGLAKRLVHTNCKSAIIGISGGLDSTLALLVTIRTFDKLGLDRKGIVGVTMPGFGTTGRTYKNAMALMEHLGITIREINIKDAVLQHFKDINHDPEVHDATYENAQARERTQILMDLSNQMNGLVIGTGDLSELALGWCTYNGDHMSMYAVNAGVPKTLTQYLVRYAANNTKDENVRQILTDIVETPISPELKPADAKGDITQKTEDLVGPYELHDFFLYYVLRCGFRPSKIYWMAQNAFRGVYSDETILHWLCLFFRRFFSQQFKRSCLPDGPKVGSVSLSPRGDWRMPSDAMSTNWLNELEGLS, encoded by the coding sequence ATGAAACATGGATTAATAAAGGTTGCTTCAGCCATTCCTGCAGTAAAAGTTGCAGATACGAAGTTCAACCTTATAGAAACAGAGAAGCAAATTGCAATAGCTGAAGGACAAGGTGTAGAGATAATTGTGTTCCCAGAACTTTCAATCACAGGATATACTTGCCAAGACCTTTTCCAGCAACAACTCCTTCTTGATGATGCTGAACAAGCTGTTCTATCCTTACTCGACTTTACTCGTCAGTTGGATGTCACTGTTATTGTGGGTGCACCAATTGCTGTTGGTGCCTTACTACTTAATTGTGCAGTGGTCATCCAGCAAGGTAAACTCCTTGGAATTGTGGCTAAGACCTTCCTCCCTAACTATAGTGAATTCTATGAGAAACGATGGTTTGCATCTTCACAAGACCTTCGTCCTCAGCACATTCACTTTGCCGGAAATAGGATTCTCGTAACACCAGAGTTACAGATTTTCCGTACGTCAGAGGGAGTGTCATTTGCTATAGAAATCTGTGAAGACTTATGGGCACCGACACCTCCAAGTAATCATCTGACCTTGGCAGGAGCAGAGATCATCTTTAATCTTTCGGCCAGCGATGAACTAGCAGGAAAGCATACTTATTTGAAGTCGCTTCTTGCACAACAGAGTGCTCGAACGATTTGCGGATATGTCTATAGTAGTAGCGGATTTGGTGAGAGTACACAAGATTTAGTCTTTGGAGGTAATGCACTGATCTTCGAAAATGGTTCTCTCATTAAGCAATCTGAACGTTTCGAAATTAACCCACAACTGATTATATCTGAGATTGATGTTGAAAACTTGCGTGGTGAACGAAGAACTAATAGTACATTTGTAAACGCTCAACGTCCTGTAGCTACGGGGTTAGCTGGTGTAACAGGTCAGATAGGAGAACTTGCTTTACATGTAGATTGTATGCCACCAGTCAATGACCATAAGTTTATGTTAACACGTGAATTCAACCAGCATCCTTTTATTCCACAAGATGAAAATATGCAGGATGCTTGCGATGAAATCTTTAACATACAGGTTAACGGATTGGCAAAAAGACTAGTACATACTAATTGTAAGTCGGCTATCATAGGTATCAGTGGTGGACTTGATTCAACACTTGCCTTACTTGTGACCATTAGGACCTTTGATAAGCTTGGACTCGATCGTAAAGGGATCGTTGGGGTTACTATGCCTGGATTTGGAACAACTGGACGAACCTATAAGAATGCAATGGCTTTAATGGAACACCTTGGGATTACCATTCGTGAGATTAACATTAAGGACGCTGTTTTACAGCATTTCAAAGATATTAATCATGACCCAGAGGTACATGATGCAACGTATGAGAATGCTCAAGCACGTGAGCGTACGCAGATCTTAATGGATTTGAGCAATCAGATGAACGGACTTGTCATCGGTACGGGCGACCTCAGCGAACTTGCCTTGGGATGGTGTACCTATAATGGCGACCACATGAGTATGTATGCCGTGAATGCTGGTGTTCCTAAGACGCTAACACAGTATCTTGTGCGTTATGCTGCCAATAATACGAAGGATGAGAATGTGCGTCAGATATTAACCGATATTGTAGAAACACCAATCTCTCCAGAGTTGAAGCCTGCTGATGCAAAGGGAGATATTACCCAGAAGACAGAAGACCTTGTTGGTCCATACGAACTTCACGACTTTTTCCTCTATTATGTTCTTCGTTGTGGTTTCCGTCCATCGAAAATCTATTGGATGGCACAAAATGCTTTCCGTGGAGTTTATTCTGATGAGACAATTCTTCATTGGCTGTGCCTCTTCTTCCGAAGATTCTTCTCACAGCAGTTCAAGCGTTCGTGCTTGCCTGACGGACCGAAGGTGGGCAGCGTGAGTCTTTCGCCACGTGGCGACTGGCGTATGCCTTCAGATGCGATGTCAACCAACTGGCTCAATGAGTTGGAAGGACTGTCATGA
- a CDS encoding phosphatase PAP2 family protein, with translation MNLDVLRALDKSLLLTFNGSNNVFMDYFVLTVTSAYTWIPLYASLLYMVIKNNENWQKIMLVIGIVALGLLIVNGVNIGIVKPLIARPRPLNNADLQGMVMTVNYYNASGYSFFSSHTANAFLVSVFFCLLVRDRIFTFFMITWSVMVSLSRPYLGVHYPSDVLVGMIFGSSVAILIYFLYLRIYIRFSDKLHYISTRYTRTGYSFADIDVIICVLILSFIYAAFRAVLSI, from the coding sequence ATGAATTTAGACGTTTTAAGAGCACTCGATAAATCATTATTACTCACTTTTAATGGGAGTAATAATGTTTTTATGGACTATTTCGTCCTGACTGTGACTTCTGCTTACACATGGATTCCACTTTATGCGTCTTTGCTTTATATGGTTATAAAAAACAATGAGAACTGGCAGAAGATTATGCTTGTTATCGGTATTGTGGCATTGGGACTTCTCATTGTAAATGGTGTTAACATCGGTATTGTTAAACCATTGATAGCTCGTCCCCGTCCACTCAATAATGCTGATTTGCAAGGTATGGTTATGACAGTGAATTATTATAATGCGAGTGGCTATAGCTTCTTCTCTTCGCATACAGCAAATGCTTTTTTAGTTTCTGTCTTCTTTTGTTTGTTGGTACGTGATCGTATCTTTACTTTTTTTATGATAACGTGGAGTGTTATGGTTTCGCTCTCACGTCCTTATCTTGGCGTTCATTATCCTTCTGACGTACTTGTAGGAATGATATTTGGCTCAAGCGTCGCTATTCTCATTTATTTTTTATACCTTCGCATTTATATTCGTTTTAGTGACAAGTTGCACTATATTTCAACGAGATATACACGAACAGGTTATAGCTTTGCAGATATTGACGTTATTATCTGTGTGCTTATACTTTCATTTATTTATGCGGCTTTCCGTGCCGTTTTGTCAATATAA